One window from the genome of Candidatus Binataceae bacterium encodes:
- the gmd gene encoding GDP-mannose 4,6-dehydratase encodes MGKSALITGITGQDGSYLAELLLSKGYTVHGLVRRTSSFATGRIDHLRRGYDQEAALKLHYGDLGDGTGLRRVLELTAPDEVYNLAAQSHVRISFDQPEYTADVVGLGALRLLEAVRDHSRNNQREVRLYQAGSSEMFGQAAEVPQRETTPFHPRSPYACAKVYAHWQVLNYREAYGLFAVNGILFNHESPRRGENFVTRKISRSATRIAVGLQKRLALGNLEARRDWGFAGDYVVAMWAMLQQPKPEDYVVATGESHSVREFLELAFAHLGLDWHKYVDFDERLTRPAEVDLLKGDASKARRVLNWRPQVSFPQLVAMMVEADLALAQRELKASS; translated from the coding sequence ATGGGAAAAAGCGCGCTGATAACCGGTATCACGGGGCAAGACGGTTCGTATCTGGCCGAGTTGCTGCTGAGCAAGGGCTATACGGTGCATGGTCTAGTGCGGCGGACCTCAAGCTTTGCCACCGGCCGGATCGACCATCTGCGTCGCGGTTATGACCAAGAAGCGGCACTCAAGCTGCATTACGGCGATCTGGGCGATGGAACCGGGTTGCGTCGGGTGCTGGAGCTGACGGCGCCCGACGAAGTTTACAATTTAGCGGCGCAGTCGCACGTGCGGATCTCTTTCGACCAACCCGAGTACACTGCGGACGTTGTGGGATTGGGTGCCTTGCGCCTGCTGGAGGCAGTGCGTGACCATAGCCGCAATAACCAGCGCGAGGTGCGACTTTATCAGGCGGGATCGTCGGAAATGTTTGGCCAGGCGGCGGAGGTACCCCAGCGCGAGACCACGCCGTTCCATCCCCGCAGTCCTTACGCCTGTGCCAAGGTGTACGCGCATTGGCAGGTGCTCAATTACCGCGAGGCGTACGGACTGTTCGCGGTTAATGGGATCCTGTTCAATCATGAATCGCCGCGGCGGGGCGAAAACTTCGTGACGCGCAAAATCAGTCGCAGCGCCACCCGAATTGCGGTGGGGCTGCAAAAGCGCTTGGCGCTGGGCAATCTGGAGGCGCGTCGGGATTGGGGGTTTGCGGGCGATTACGTGGTGGCGATGTGGGCGATGCTACAGCAGCCCAAGCCCGAGGATTACGTGGTAGCCACCGGCGAAAGCCATTCGGTGCGGGAATTTCTGGAGTTGGCGTTTGCTCATCTGGGATTGGATTGGCATAAGTATGTCGATTTCGATGAGCGCTTAACCCGACCGGCGGAAGTGGATCTGTTGAAGGGTGATGCGAGCAAGGCGCGGCGGGTGCTGAATTGGCGGCCGCAGGTCAGTTTTCCACAATTGGTAGCGATGATGGTCGAGGCGGATCTGGCGTTGGCGCAGCGTGAATTGAAAGCCAGCAGTTAA
- the lptE gene encoding LPS assembly lipoprotein LptE gives MPLVAIVLATALSGCGYEFEAQGPGLPASAQTIYVAQFANMSRTTGIAEPFMRYVKDEIANHDRLTLVDSPADADLVLTGTINNVQTEPGSLNSVDEPTNSIRQLSVSAQLTDGHSGKVIWSENGISSTQRFADVASALLPSSPVFLQQNFRARDIGQLTDIQVAQTQQTIASHQVMSNVAHELYALMSEGF, from the coding sequence ATGCCGCTGGTTGCAATCGTGTTGGCGACGGCGTTGAGTGGCTGCGGCTATGAGTTCGAGGCGCAAGGCCCAGGCTTGCCGGCATCGGCGCAAACCATTTATGTCGCGCAATTCGCCAATATGAGTCGCACCACCGGAATTGCCGAACCCTTCATGCGCTACGTCAAGGACGAAATCGCCAATCACGATCGCTTGACGCTGGTGGATAGTCCGGCTGACGCCGACTTGGTTTTGACTGGTACGATCAACAACGTCCAGACTGAACCCGGATCGCTCAACTCGGTAGACGAGCCCACCAATTCGATCCGTCAGCTCTCGGTCAGCGCGCAACTCACCGACGGACACAGTGGCAAGGTAATCTGGAGCGAGAACGGGATTTCCTCGACTCAGCGCTTCGCGGATGTGGCTTCGGCGCTGTTGCCCAGTTCGCCGGTTTTTCTGCAGCAAAACTTCCGCGCGCGCGATATCGGTCAGCTCACCGATATTCAGGTCGCGCAGACTCAGCAAACAATCGCTAGCCATCAGGTGATGAGCAATGTTGCTCACGAGCTGTATGCACTGATGTCGGAGGGATTTTAG
- the lptD gene encoding LPS assembly protein LptD translates to MAVNAAAQAKGVLPTRVQLSAPVHVAGESMTYDSRLNRFVVVGNSSLQQGPRLLTAHEIDFEPRRQRARATGQVHLSDPQADVYASCATLDLTNETGELDDALIRSRNQTFKLQGKHVEKKEGQRYLIRSGTFTACQCGEGPPAWSISAQEMDVEVPGTATARGTQFDVLGYPILPTALPKVWFPVGIDRASGLLSPQPTISNFRGFQVIQPYFLDISRSSDATVAADVETSQRVGLYGEYRLDNGPDDYFWIDGGYFNEFLRSNANRASSIFDSQLYDKNIPINRLDAIGMLRQHVGDNLTVYADSLNVTDPLLLRDLDVWTLSNDYNYSSGINLLRYTTSDVGVIDDFTNGYAQVRSIWYQDLIQDPRLDLQEPFDGLVSGRAALPGDLSFAYTDYDAELADFWRDQGQGGARLNLQPSVSVPFRWDRYFYGSASAGMYNTFYDVSGHQVGITPVDTGGRLFNNGLYLGPLAQGGLLVRDPIPYFNFQLSTIVGRVFSPNWNSLEKLRQTIEPFVYYAYVPNIDQGNLPIFDEIDRVEGRSLVTYGFSTRFLAKFPSTNSQPPPLSTTETASSQGPLLTAFSPGRLLGVGGLEDLLDLTVLQSYDTSHPVAASGSHMSDLEMYASFLPTRLGWFSGSLDYDVAGPHTLDAGNLSFNFQPPWEPNVSPVYMGRSVVGSFFTLSYSYLNPSALVFAPPNAARVNYLTFQTYYELFRRAGLFFGPSYDLATHKFLATNYGVRLKSPCNCWAADFGLTQTIAPVQTAFTFQITLGGLGSVGTNPFGSNPFQLSPFGAVRSTGFLTGYR, encoded by the coding sequence ATGGCGGTCAACGCCGCCGCTCAGGCCAAAGGGGTGCTACCTACCCGGGTGCAATTGAGCGCACCGGTCCATGTGGCGGGCGAGAGCATGACTTATGACTCGCGGCTTAACCGCTTCGTGGTCGTGGGCAATTCCAGCCTGCAACAGGGACCGCGGCTGCTGACCGCGCACGAGATCGATTTTGAGCCCAGACGCCAGCGCGCACGTGCCACCGGACAGGTCCATCTAAGCGATCCGCAAGCGGATGTATATGCCAGTTGCGCGACACTGGACCTGACCAACGAGACCGGAGAGTTGGACGACGCGTTGATCCGCTCACGCAATCAAACCTTCAAGTTGCAGGGCAAACATGTCGAAAAGAAGGAGGGTCAGCGCTACCTGATCCGTAGTGGGACGTTCACTGCCTGCCAATGTGGTGAAGGGCCCCCGGCCTGGAGTATCTCGGCGCAGGAAATGGATGTCGAGGTGCCTGGGACGGCGACCGCGCGCGGCACGCAGTTCGACGTGCTGGGCTATCCGATCCTGCCGACGGCGCTGCCCAAGGTTTGGTTTCCAGTGGGCATCGATCGGGCCAGCGGCCTGCTCAGCCCGCAGCCGACGATTTCCAACTTTCGGGGCTTTCAGGTGATTCAGCCCTATTTTTTGGACATCAGCCGCAGTTCGGATGCCACCGTGGCGGCGGACGTGGAGACGTCGCAGCGAGTAGGGTTGTACGGCGAGTACCGGCTGGATAACGGGCCGGACGATTATTTCTGGATCGACGGCGGCTACTTTAACGAGTTTTTGCGCTCCAATGCCAATCGCGCCTCCTCGATTTTCGATTCTCAGTTGTATGACAAGAACATTCCAATCAATCGTTTGGACGCAATCGGCATGTTACGCCAGCATGTCGGCGACAATCTGACGGTTTACGCCGACTCGCTCAATGTCACCGATCCGTTGCTGCTGCGGGATCTGGACGTGTGGACACTTTCTAATGATTACAATTACAGCTCGGGGATAAACCTGCTGCGCTATACCACCTCGGATGTGGGAGTGATTGACGATTTTACCAACGGTTATGCGCAGGTGCGCAGCATCTGGTACCAGGATTTGATTCAAGATCCACGGCTTGACCTGCAGGAGCCCTTTGACGGGTTGGTTAGCGGCCGGGCTGCGTTGCCGGGCGATTTGAGCTTTGCTTATACCGATTATGACGCGGAGTTGGCGGACTTCTGGCGGGATCAGGGGCAGGGTGGGGCCCGGCTGAATCTGCAGCCCAGCGTGAGCGTACCCTTTCGCTGGGATCGGTACTTCTATGGCTCGGCCTCGGCAGGGATGTACAACACCTTTTACGATGTTTCGGGCCATCAGGTCGGGATTACGCCGGTGGATACCGGAGGGCGGCTGTTCAACAACGGCCTGTATTTGGGGCCGTTGGCGCAGGGAGGACTGCTGGTCCGCGACCCGATTCCATATTTCAACTTTCAGCTCTCGACTATCGTGGGCCGGGTCTTCAGTCCAAATTGGAACTCGCTTGAGAAACTGCGCCAAACTATCGAGCCGTTCGTCTATTACGCATACGTGCCCAATATTGACCAGGGCAATCTGCCGATCTTCGATGAAATCGATCGGGTGGAAGGGCGCAGTCTGGTAACCTATGGCTTTTCTACCCGGTTTTTGGCCAAATTTCCCTCAACCAACTCGCAACCGCCGCCCCTGAGCACGACGGAGACCGCCAGCTCGCAGGGGCCGTTGTTGACCGCGTTCAGTCCGGGCCGGCTGCTTGGGGTGGGCGGATTGGAAGATCTGCTGGATTTGACTGTACTGCAGTCCTACGACACTTCCCATCCGGTGGCGGCCAGTGGGTCGCATATGTCGGACCTGGAAATGTATGCTTCGTTTTTGCCCACCCGGTTGGGTTGGTTTTCAGGTAGCCTGGATTACGACGTAGCAGGGCCGCATACCCTGGATGCGGGCAACCTGTCGTTCAATTTCCAGCCGCCTTGGGAGCCCAATGTCTCTCCGGTCTACATGGGGCGATCGGTGGTAGGGTCGTTTTTCACTTTGAGTTACAGCTATCTTAATCCGAGCGCGCTTGTGTTCGCGCCCCCCAACGCGGCACGGGTGAATTATCTAACCTTCCAAACCTATTATGAATTGTTCAGGCGGGCTGGCCTGTTTTTCGGTCCCAGCTATGACTTGGCTACGCACAAATTTCTCGCCACCAATTATGGGGTGCGGCTTAAGTCACCTTGTAATTGCTGGGCCGCCGACTTTGGCCTGACGCAAACTATCGCGCCGGTCCAAACCGCCTTCACCTTCCAGATTACTCTGGGCGGACTGGGCTCGGTGGGTACCAACCCCTTTGGCTCCAATCCTTTCCAACTAAGCCCTTTCGGGGCGGTACGCAGCACCGGTTTTCTGACCGGTTACAGGTAG
- a CDS encoding folylpolyglutamate synthase/dihydrofolate synthase family protein: MDRLQQTLEWLYGLESRGEIYKLERMEAALRLLGDPHRRLQVVHIAGTKGKGSVAAMVDSCLRAAGYRCGLYTKPHLVNLAERTRINGAQIPAAVLLDYIETLRALYERAGMALTFFEFTVALMFLYFAQAKVDVAVIETGLGGRLDSTNVVSPVLSVITPIGFDHMEYLGYTIASIAGEKGGIIKPGVPVVIGTRDPEARQTLTAIAAQRRSAAMLVERDFDYRSYPRAHRLDYHGLGLELAQVELGLAGQFQQENAAIALAALEILRGMGWALEEAAIRRGLAEVDWPGRFDTVSRRPLVVLDCAHNELSIAALLRTVHEEIGQQPRPRLLFGCLADKQWAQMARQLAPWVSDVTLTRVKPKRPLDPHRLTEHFAPVPTRVIEEPATAMARLMAEATPQDFILVTGSVYLIGDVYPYFLAASGRRGLFPEAPC, encoded by the coding sequence ATGGATCGGCTACAACAGACTCTAGAATGGCTCTACGGGCTGGAAAGCCGGGGCGAAATCTACAAGCTGGAACGGATGGAGGCGGCGCTGCGGCTGCTCGGCGATCCCCATCGACGTCTGCAGGTGGTCCATATCGCAGGGACCAAGGGCAAGGGCTCGGTGGCAGCGATGGTGGATAGCTGTCTGCGGGCCGCGGGCTACCGCTGTGGGCTGTACACCAAGCCGCATTTGGTAAACCTGGCCGAGCGTACCCGAATAAATGGCGCTCAGATCCCGGCCGCCGTGCTGCTCGATTATATCGAGACGTTGCGCGCGTTGTACGAGCGAGCCGGGATGGCGCTGACGTTTTTCGAATTCACTGTGGCGCTCATGTTCCTGTATTTTGCCCAGGCCAAGGTCGACGTGGCGGTGATTGAGACTGGTCTGGGCGGTCGCCTGGATTCCACCAATGTGGTCAGTCCCGTGCTCAGCGTCATCACGCCTATCGGCTTCGATCACATGGAATACCTGGGCTATACCATCGCGTCGATTGCGGGAGAGAAGGGTGGGATCATCAAGCCCGGGGTGCCGGTGGTGATAGGTACGCGTGACCCCGAGGCGCGCCAGACGCTTACCGCGATCGCGGCACAACGCAGATCGGCGGCGATGCTGGTCGAGCGCGACTTCGATTATCGTTCGTATCCTCGGGCCCATCGATTGGATTATCACGGGTTGGGCCTGGAACTGGCGCAGGTGGAGCTGGGGCTGGCGGGGCAGTTTCAGCAGGAAAACGCAGCGATTGCGCTAGCCGCGCTGGAAATCTTGCGCGGGATGGGATGGGCGCTGGAGGAGGCGGCGATACGCCGGGGTTTGGCCGAGGTGGACTGGCCTGGGCGTTTCGACACGGTCTCACGTCGGCCGCTGGTGGTGTTGGATTGCGCACACAACGAACTGAGTATCGCGGCCTTGCTGCGCACGGTGCATGAGGAAATCGGCCAGCAGCCACGGCCACGTTTGCTCTTCGGCTGCCTGGCGGACAAGCAGTGGGCGCAGATGGCACGGCAACTGGCGCCATGGGTTAGCGATGTTACGTTGACTCGGGTCAAACCCAAGCGGCCGCTTGATCCGCACCGTCTGACCGAGCATTTCGCGCCGGTGCCGACGCGGGTCATCGAAGAGCCCGCGACGGCGATGGCCCGGCTGATGGCGGAGGCGACGCCGCAGGATTTTATTCTAGTGACCGGTTCGGTCTATCTAATCGGCGACGTGTACCCGTATTTCCTGGCGGCCAGTGGACGCCGGGGGCTTTTTCCCGAAGCGCCATGTTAA
- a CDS encoding carboxymuconolactone decarboxylase family protein produces the protein MARVPYLSKQDLPAEHQDLLESKLNLRKALVNSPLAARASSQVAMFIRHHSRLDPRLREMALLQVGYSTRCAYEYAHHIELGRQFGVSDDDIRAIAKETAGQSTHLSPLDRAVLRAAREMTAELAISDRTFEILRQHLDPERLVDLVTAIGHYNGTARTLLSLQIDLEEEYRHYLDEFPLP, from the coding sequence ATGGCACGCGTCCCCTATCTGAGCAAGCAAGACTTGCCCGCCGAACACCAGGATCTGCTGGAGAGCAAACTCAATCTGCGCAAGGCCCTGGTCAACAGTCCGCTCGCGGCCCGCGCCTCCAGCCAAGTCGCGATGTTCATCCGCCATCATAGCCGCCTGGATCCACGCCTGCGCGAGATGGCCTTGCTTCAGGTCGGCTACTCAACCCGCTGTGCCTACGAATATGCCCACCATATCGAATTGGGCCGCCAATTCGGGGTGTCGGATGACGACATCCGAGCGATCGCCAAGGAAACTGCCGGCCAGTCCACTCACCTGTCGCCCCTGGACCGAGCAGTGCTGCGCGCGGCACGCGAGATGACCGCCGAGCTGGCCATTAGCGATCGCACTTTCGAGATTCTACGCCAGCATCTGGACCCCGAGCGGCTGGTCGATCTGGTCACCGCCATTGGCCACTACAATGGCACGGCGCGCACCCTACTTTCACTGCAGATCGATCTCGAAGAAGAGTATCGGCACTATCTGGACGAATTCCCGCTGCCCTGA
- the lpxA gene encoding acyl-ACP--UDP-N-acetylglucosamine O-acyltransferase, which translates to MIHPSAVIGPEVELDEGVEIGPFCYLMGRIKLGPANRLISHVTILGDTELGPANVLHSNVVIGDEPQDVEYRGGRREVRIGARNIFREGVTIHRGSEHGERTVIGDDNFLMQNAHVAHDCRIGNFTIIAGGAILAGWVEVADRAIISGNCAVHQYVRIGRLAFMRGLARTSRDVPPFCVLSDTHTVRAINVVGLRRAGFAPATIGALRQAFKILFGRRRNLRLALAELVAQGPRGAEVDELVEFIRQSRRGVAFGPAQASDAAQSE; encoded by the coding sequence ATGATCCATCCCAGCGCCGTGATCGGGCCCGAGGTCGAGTTGGACGAAGGGGTTGAGATCGGACCCTTCTGCTACCTGATGGGCCGGATCAAGCTGGGCCCCGCCAATCGCCTGATTAGCCATGTGACAATTTTGGGCGATACTGAACTAGGGCCCGCCAACGTGCTGCATTCCAACGTGGTAATCGGAGACGAGCCGCAAGATGTTGAGTACCGCGGTGGCCGGCGCGAGGTCCGAATCGGGGCGCGCAACATTTTCCGCGAGGGGGTGACAATTCATCGGGGCAGTGAGCATGGCGAGCGCACGGTGATCGGCGACGATAACTTCTTGATGCAGAATGCTCACGTGGCGCACGACTGCCGGATCGGAAACTTTACCATCATCGCCGGCGGCGCAATTTTGGCTGGGTGGGTAGAGGTAGCGGACCGAGCCATTATCTCGGGCAACTGCGCGGTCCATCAATACGTAAGAATTGGGCGGCTAGCTTTCATGCGCGGCTTGGCGCGCACCAGCCGGGACGTGCCGCCGTTTTGCGTTTTATCTGACACGCACACCGTGCGCGCGATCAATGTCGTAGGGCTGCGCAGGGCAGGATTTGCGCCCGCGACAATCGGGGCCCTGCGCCAAGCCTTCAAGATTCTCTTTGGGCGTCGCCGCAACCTCAGGTTAGCGCTCGCGGAGTTGGTCGCCCAGGGGCCACGGGGCGCGGAGGTGGACGAGCTGGTCGAATTTATTAGGCAGTCGCGCCGCGGGGTCGCCTTCGGGCCAGCCCAAGCGAGCGACGCGGCGCAAAGCGAATAG
- a CDS encoding DNA gyrase inhibitor YacG, producing the protein MRCPICKRPVEISPANRYRPFCSERCQMVDLGLWAGEEYRVPGGQVDDRAHPDDRKKKLLN; encoded by the coding sequence ATGCGATGTCCGATTTGCAAACGGCCGGTCGAGATTTCGCCCGCCAACCGCTATCGGCCGTTCTGTTCGGAACGCTGCCAAATGGTCGATCTGGGCTTGTGGGCCGGAGAAGAATACCGGGTCCCCGGCGGGCAAGTGGACGACCGGGCTCATCCCGACGATCGGAAAAAAAAGCTTCTCAACTAG
- a CDS encoding phospholipid carrier-dependent glycosyltransferase, with product MLVGLVLYCLWIYSRPLMRAGDSSLGWALLLLAGLGVLKFATLPIFPGLGIDVGSYQAWALRMADGGPARMYQPGYFLDYPPGYLYGLWAAGALVRELGISGDLARWIIETPALIGDLVLGWLVFVIVRRRQPAMAWLGLILFALNPALLFDTVVWGQSDSVFTLMMLLATVLAIDGEFELSWGMAALAVLTKPQALALLPILALWTLIRARPATWGTSVLGFAAVGVIGAGPFQSGRPWSWLVSLYGSTAAYYHETSVNAFNFMGLLGGLRQADANRVAGLSYFTIGMGLLALMYLGLALLLWRRRSAENMLAVCFLAVFGFFMFAPRMHERYLYPALVFAVPLAVESGWMLAVLAVLSATFLFNLADVKSALEHNYFFPSHDPLAMFTAVINTAALGAAAYWSWMAARAGAGPPRVPALWQQVQAATGARLRAAEHSVTGGKSAAVDEGRCPRWQRLDGYIVLVLVVAAAVLHFWHLGRPNEIVFDEVHFVGQARHYLHGEQFLDPHPPLAKLLIALGIWLFGDHPWAWRLGNASVGTALVAITYLLGRRMFNSRMTGTLAAAFVLCDGMFIVDSRIAVVDIVYLTFAAWSYLLLFRFIQTTDLRARRWTLLAMAVTLGLCLGSKLYVPAITYLLVVGFMTYVLLSEGRSPAGGAAPGRRPAPAAVRTAAQIAREKRVSGAVAMVTAVAAIFYIGTFLPHYLLGWWGGIADLFKYYKDVIWYENSVASATHPYSAPWWSWPLMLRPIAYWQNFPPVGDVATIWGGGNPASWWGALTAILIVGMQAIERRSLPRAFLAIGFLSYLLMWVPIGRTLFLYHYMPAVYLGYLALGATLTECWEGKLLVLEKVALLLTLMPPLLLGIGGAAGAIAALALLAGYAALLGRGQWEGRFVCLVFVGVIALCFVYFLPLWLGIPVSRAGYYARMWLQGPGLRNWI from the coding sequence GTGCTGGTAGGGTTGGTGCTATATTGCCTGTGGATTTACAGCAGGCCGCTGATGCGCGCCGGCGACTCCAGTCTAGGATGGGCTCTGCTGCTGTTGGCAGGGCTGGGGGTGCTCAAATTCGCCACTTTGCCCATCTTTCCAGGCTTGGGCATCGACGTGGGCAGCTATCAGGCGTGGGCGCTACGGATGGCCGACGGCGGCCCGGCGCGAATGTATCAACCGGGTTACTTTTTGGACTATCCACCGGGTTACCTGTACGGCTTGTGGGCGGCGGGAGCGTTGGTTCGCGAGCTGGGGATTTCGGGCGACTTGGCGCGTTGGATAATCGAAACTCCCGCCCTGATTGGCGACTTGGTCCTGGGCTGGCTGGTATTCGTTATCGTCCGCCGCCGCCAGCCAGCGATGGCATGGCTGGGGCTGATCTTGTTCGCGCTTAACCCGGCCCTGCTGTTTGACACCGTCGTCTGGGGACAGAGCGATTCGGTGTTCACTTTGATGATGCTGCTGGCGACGGTGCTGGCGATCGATGGTGAATTCGAGCTGAGCTGGGGCATGGCGGCGTTGGCGGTGCTGACCAAGCCGCAGGCCTTGGCGTTGCTGCCGATTTTGGCGTTATGGACGCTGATACGGGCGCGCCCGGCGACTTGGGGGACTTCGGTGTTGGGGTTTGCCGCGGTGGGTGTGATTGGAGCCGGGCCATTTCAGAGCGGGCGGCCGTGGAGCTGGCTGGTGTCGTTGTACGGATCGACCGCGGCCTATTATCACGAGACCTCGGTCAATGCGTTTAACTTCATGGGCTTGCTTGGCGGTTTGCGCCAGGCGGATGCCAACCGAGTGGCGGGGCTGTCGTACTTTACAATCGGGATGGGGCTGTTGGCGCTGATGTATCTGGGGCTGGCGTTGCTACTATGGCGCCGACGCTCGGCGGAAAACATGCTGGCGGTATGCTTCCTGGCCGTGTTCGGCTTCTTCATGTTCGCGCCGCGAATGCATGAGCGCTACCTATACCCGGCGTTGGTGTTCGCGGTGCCGCTAGCGGTGGAATCGGGCTGGATGCTGGCGGTGCTGGCGGTGCTTAGCGCCACCTTCCTGTTCAATCTGGCGGATGTGAAGAGTGCCCTGGAGCACAACTATTTTTTTCCAAGCCACGATCCGCTGGCGATGTTCACCGCGGTGATCAACACGGCGGCGCTAGGTGCCGCGGCGTACTGGAGCTGGATGGCGGCGCGAGCAGGGGCAGGGCCGCCCAGGGTGCCAGCTTTGTGGCAGCAGGTCCAGGCCGCAACGGGGGCGCGCCTACGTGCCGCTGAACACTCGGTGACGGGAGGCAAGTCGGCGGCGGTCGATGAGGGGCGATGTCCGCGGTGGCAGCGGCTTGATGGCTATATCGTGCTGGTGTTGGTGGTGGCGGCGGCGGTGCTGCACTTCTGGCATCTGGGGCGACCCAACGAGATCGTTTTTGATGAAGTTCACTTTGTTGGACAGGCGCGCCATTATCTGCATGGCGAACAATTCCTGGATCCCCATCCGCCGCTAGCCAAGCTGCTGATCGCGTTGGGTATCTGGCTGTTTGGCGATCACCCCTGGGCTTGGCGGCTGGGCAACGCCAGCGTGGGGACGGCCCTGGTGGCGATCACCTACCTGTTGGGCCGGCGGATGTTCAACTCCCGCATGACTGGCACTTTGGCGGCGGCGTTTGTCCTGTGCGACGGAATGTTTATCGTCGATTCCCGCATCGCCGTAGTCGATATCGTCTATCTGACCTTCGCGGCATGGTCCTACCTGCTGCTGTTTCGTTTTATCCAGACCACGGATCTGCGCGCGCGCCGATGGACCCTGCTGGCGATGGCGGTGACGTTGGGCTTGTGTCTGGGGTCCAAGCTGTACGTGCCTGCGATCACCTATTTGCTGGTGGTCGGGTTTATGACTTATGTACTGCTGAGCGAGGGACGGTCGCCTGCCGGTGGGGCAGCTCCGGGGCGTCGTCCCGCGCCGGCAGCGGTGAGGACTGCGGCCCAAATCGCGCGCGAGAAGCGGGTGAGCGGTGCGGTGGCGATGGTCACTGCGGTGGCGGCGATTTTTTATATTGGGACGTTCTTACCGCATTACCTGCTGGGCTGGTGGGGCGGCATCGCGGATCTTTTCAAATATTACAAAGACGTGATCTGGTACGAGAACAGCGTGGCATCCGCCACCCATCCCTATTCGGCGCCCTGGTGGAGTTGGCCATTGATGCTGCGGCCCATCGCCTATTGGCAGAATTTTCCGCCGGTTGGTGACGTCGCCACGATTTGGGGCGGCGGTAATCCGGCTTCCTGGTGGGGCGCGCTGACCGCCATCCTGATTGTTGGCATGCAGGCGATCGAGCGGCGCAGCCTGCCCCGAGCCTTTTTGGCGATAGGCTTTCTTTCTTACTTGCTGATGTGGGTGCCGATCGGACGCACGCTGTTTTTGTACCATTACATGCCAGCCGTATATCTGGGCTATTTGGCCTTGGGCGCGACCTTGACCGAGTGTTGGGAGGGCAAACTTTTGGTGTTGGAGAAGGTTGCCCTGCTGCTGACCCTGATGCCGCCCTTGCTGTTGGGGATCGGGGGAGCGGCGGGCGCGATCGCGGCGCTGGCGCTGCTGGCGGGCTATGCCGCCTTGTTGGGGCGGGGCCAGTGGGAAGGGCGATTTGTCTGTCTTGTCTTCGTGGGGGTGATCGCGCTCTGTTTTGTTTACTTCTTGCCGCTATGGTTGGGTATTCCGGTGTCGCGTGCCGGCTATTATGCCCGCATGTGGCTGCAAGGACCTGGACTGCGAAATTGGATATGA